Part of the Pelobates fuscus isolate aPelFus1 chromosome 12, aPelFus1.pri, whole genome shotgun sequence genome, TGGAAACAATCAACTATCTGAAGCTCAGTAGTGCCTCCATCTGGCTACTGTTGGAACTGAATGTGTTTGTCATATTATGCTTCAGATATAACATCACAGTCCTGGGATGAAAATAGTCAAGAATTCACAGGGAATTTCAAAAGATAAACATTTCTGGCTTGGAAGTGTGACTGACGTGAGTGAATCCAGTTTAGCAATATtttcccttaaatttgaaattcccattGTCATTTGATTCAGTacattgatgtttaaatgtaacaCACTGTTTGGAGACCTGAAATTAATTAAAGCCATACTGGCACGCAGCTCTAAAACAGCTAAACTGCACACCTATCAATCAACCTGTTCAGTCACTCATGATAGGAATTGTAGTCCAATAGAAGTTTGCAAACTGCAGGATGTTAGTCATTGTATACAAATTGTGCAGAGACATTGTCTGGTTTGATCCAATTTTCATGACATTCCGTTGTTTTCTTCCGACAGGTTATGGCAGCTTCTTTCGGCTGTTATGTTCACCGGGATTGCAGTCATGGTAAGTTGGTGCAGTTAACAAacctatttatatattgtatccaAAGCAAATGATTCACACGGCGTGAGAGCAAGAGTTGCAAATTTGTGTTCagtgtataattattattttttttcactgaaccCTTTAGAATAAATAACTTTTGAGCTGTCCGTTCGCCAAAATCTTAAAACATTTCTTTTAATATTACCATAGCACATTAAGGAGCTAGATTGGTATGGGACGCAACAAAATGCGAGAGGACGGGCTTTAAGAATTCGgaaattcattttatatattttttttctttttactgaaCGTGAAATTGTCCaggcttgaatttttttttttatcttgctttTCCCACCAAAGGATCTGTCTGCAGATACAAAAATAAACCAGCTGTGAAAGCGATTTTCATGAGATTTAAGCAGTCCCTCTGTCCGCCTCAACTTCTGGCATTTTCTGTTCTCTTGTTCCTTAGTTATTCTCCCCAGTTACTTTACATCCCTGTAATCCCTTTCAATTCGATGTACTTGATATTTCTTTATCTTCAGTTCaatagtttttctttttctcaaCCAATTCATGTTTTAGAGACCAGGAACATGTTCTCTTTCCttcctcctgcctccctccctctagGGTTTGTCCTATAAAATTCATGCAGCTTTTTGGGTTGGGAGGGAGATTATGCTACATTTGTCTGCATTTTCGGTTCTAAATGCTGATTTTCTTCCTCCGCAAAGTATCTGTGATAGTGCATGCGCAAGATGaaagcatttgaaaaaaaatttgtgAGTGTGTCAAAACGATAAAGGAATAAGTTAGGGGTATTTTTCAGTTTCTGTTAGCCGTAAGACAGAGCACTGTAATCAGTCTTGTAGGTGCTGTATTCGCCAAACTACGGGGTTTACTTGCTAAACTGGGACTTGGGGAGAATTATCAACTGTTTAACTGTTTTGACGAAGCTAACCCTGCTGGCTGAATTTTCAgaccgcttttttttttttttttttattattctttattttgggtgtgcacgaAATGAACAAGTTGCCGgtgtgcgccacaacagcgatatCCGGTAGAGTAGGTGAACATTGGTATTACATGTCATGACATTcgatatacaggcacatttttataatattaatatgatCTCTAGTACAGTGGTTTAGTTTCACATTTGGTTTTAAGTATGCTAGCTTAATGCACATGTCCTGGAGAAATAGGTAACTGAGAAAACAAAAGAGGAAAGCATGACTTGTGCAGCGAATGCACATATAAGATTATTCTGAAATTTTATAAGATATAACTGGCATTTTAGATATATATTGAGGTGTTGAACAAACATGTAACAACATTCAGCTTGGTTAAGTAGTTAACGTGATATAGCTCAATGGTAGTGAACTGCTTAATTTATATAGGTAACCTGAAGTGTGTTAGTAACTGTGATAAGCACACAATATTGTCATCCTTACCTAGGTGCTATGAGTTTTTGCTCACATGTAACTTGTAATGTTATAGCGGGAGGGTTGAACTCCTAGGGTGTGATACCTGGCTAGTGGGCTTGGTGTCCCCATAGTGGTAGCCTATGGTTGTATACCGGGTTGCACATTGTATGGTTATAGTGTGTTACAGGAGGTTTACATTCCAACCAGGGTAATCTACAGTATGACAAGCGTTATGTGTATCATGGACATTTCTGACAGGTTATAGTACCTTGGATCAGAGGATTATGCTAGCTGCCAGTACTATCAGTGTAACACATTGTTTGCATAAATACTATTTTAGATGGTTAGTGTTTTCGTCTTATATGAATATGAGAGTCCCACAACGATGGGCCAGTGGCTGCAGAGTTGGTGTGGCCCACTGTGCCCGTCTCGCTGCTGGGCATCAGTGTTTGTTAGCGGCTAGCCGATTCCTTTGCTGATGCGCTGCACGGTACGTCCTGGGTGATCCGCGATGTTTTTTGAGCGAAGGGAGCCAGACGAGGcacccctccagccccaggtctTCACTAAAGCTGACATCTTCAGGCCGCTGTTTCGGGGGGTCAGTAAGTCCCAGACCTTCTCCCCTCTGGgggaacaggaggcagtggtggaCCTGTGCTGCAATCGGCGGTTTGCCTTCCGTCTGCGTGGTTGGTGCGTAGTGGTAGAGCCCCTCGTGGCTTTCAGCCCAGGTGGGTGTATGACTTTGGCAGCGGGAGTCACTGATGCTGTACCCGAGGAATGTTCGCTCTCATCTCTGCGCTCAGCTTCCCCTATGTTTGATGCAGACTTCATGCAGTATTCGAGTGCTGTCCAGAATCTGGAGAAGGCTTCATCCAGCCGCTGCATGAGTCGGTCCGCTGGGTTAGCAGTAGCTTGCGGTAGTTGTTCTGCAGCACCTGCCCACATGTCCtgtgcgtccgccatcttggagatGCAGTTATTGCTTCAATGAGCGGGAACCAGGGCTGGCAGGTAACGCAGGAGTGTCCGATGTTGTGGGCGccggatatccctcaccggccggggggggggggatcggtGTGTCAGAGTGCCGTGGGACCTGTATCTGGATGGTCAGAAACCGCGAGGTAGGCCACCACCCAAAGCCCCGACAACCAGGTAGGCCTCGGTCGTGCTGCCGGTTCCGCAACCGCTAGATTGCCGGTGCTTTTGTTGGCATACGTGCTCCCACTCTCCGTGAGGTAGGTCAGGCTTATTAAAGATAATGTATTCGCTGTAAAGTAGTTCCAAATCGTTTTAAATTGCGTTGCTGTACGGAGCTCCAACTgtgtgcgaccgttcagctcAGCAGCCCGGCTCCGCCCCCCGCTTTTTTGCCTCTTTTCCTTTTCTGCTACTTGTAATTCCCAGTTTAATAAATACATTCCTCTATTTCGCCATCAATTTACACCTATTTTCTGTAGGTGTAGCAATTAGCATGACGATGATGCCACTAatgaatcttaaaaaaaaattattattgaaACCCTTAGACATTTTTGTGCAGGTCTAAATGCTCAAGCGAACGTGTCTACCGGACAGCATAATATTTTGTTTGATATTAACAGTTTCTGTTCTGCTAACAGAACAGCGATCCCTGCTTGCACTTCAATATGGGACCAATACAAACCACCTGGCTAAAGGATACTCAGGATTTGTATTTTGTTTCCTCCCATAAAAGTTAACCTGCAAGAAATGTCTGTAATTTCAAGGGTTCTGCTTTTATATAGAAGATGTTCAATTCAATAATAGTTTGAGATCTTAGCAAGGGTTCCATGCCAGTGCCAACTTGGAAAGTAATTCTCCCTCAAAATTTACCCagcaaaccaaaataaagaatattggATGAGAAAGTAAATTATGATTAACCTCTAACCATTTTTTTCAGCAAGCGTTTAGGGAAATGCTATGATAACATAACCTTCTATGCATGTCATCTgtgtagggaggagtcgggcaactataggccagtaagccttacttcagtagtggggaaagtaatggaaaccatgttaaaggataggattgttgaacatctaaaaacacatggatttcaagatcagagacaacatgggtttactacagggagatcatgccaaactaatcttattgatttttttgattgggtaactaaaatattagatcagggtggtgcagtagcaattgcttacctagatttcagtaaggcttttgacactgttgcacatagaaggcttatcaataaactgcaatctttaagtttggattccaatattgttgaatgggtgaggcagtggctgagtgacaggcaacagagggttgtagtcaatggagtatattcgaagcatgggcttgtcaccagtggggtacctcagggatctgtacttggacccattctctttaatatttttattagtgatattgcagaaggtcttgatggtaaggtatgtatttttgctgatgatacgaagatatacaacagggttgatgttccaggagggataagccaaatggcaaatgatttaggtaaactagaaaaatgtggcaactgacatttaatgtggataagtgcaagataatgcatcttggacgtaaaaacccaagggcagagtacagaatatttgatagagtcctaacctcaacatctgaggaaagggatttagggttaattgtttctgatgacttaaaggtaggcagacaatgtaatagagcagcaggaaatgctagcagaatgcttggttgtatagggagaggtattagcagtagaaagagggaagtgctcatgccattgtacagaacactggtgagacctcacttggagtattgtacccagtactggagaccgtatcttcagaaggatattgataccttagagagagttcagagaagggctactaaactggtgggctcggggtggggccaaatgccttgctggcccatcagcatctcctcagaaatgcattgaatcaaagcatctctgaggaaagttcagtatctgcatgcagaagTGGGGAGATACTGAACGGCAGTGCTACTCACTGTtcagcactgccctaggaagcacctctaaaacACTGCAAAAAGgttgcagggaatgattatacccccccagaacaaatgcaataagctgtagttgttcttgtgactatagtgtccttttaaggctaGGTGAAATGTTATGTCCAATTTTGTGATTAAACCTGTATATAATAgtttggcagtgaaagggttacatgCAAGTGAAATGGTGGTAATATGTAAAAATGCTGCAAATGTTGTATGAATGGCATTATCATAGATGTCGCTGAATATTTTTACATTCACAGCTGATTAGTGTCCGTGTTTTGTGGTAATGAGCTATCCTATAAAATGAATGACGTGTCCTAGTTAAACAAGTTCTATGCTGTGGCAGCCTTGCCTTACAAACTAAGAAAAACTAGAATCTGATTTCAAATGGTACATGGTTTTTCCAGTAAATCGTTTTGGTTGTGTAGAGTTTGTATTCCTTGTTCGGTACGGTAAAGGTTTGGTGGTGGTCATGCGAGGTCATCTTGTCTGACACAGTAAAGGCTCGGCTGTGTTTATTTCTTGTATGGTGCAATGAGGGTTTGGTGGTGAGAGAGGTTGTCTTGTTCGCTAGTATTAGTAAGGGTTTGGTGGGGGAGAGGGTGGCTGCTTTGTCTAGTGCAGTAAAGATGCAGTGCAGTAAAGGTTTGGTAGTGGTGATGTCTTGACTGGTACAGTTAGAGTtcgtgatggtgagtgaggcccTCTTGTCCGATATAGTAAAGGGTTTGGTGATGGTGGTGATGTCTTGTCTAGCACAATAAAAGGTTTAGTGGTGGTGGTTTTCTTGTCTGGTACAGTAAGggtttggtggtggtggtgatgtcTGACGCAATAAAAGATTTAGTGGTGGTGGTTTTCTTGTCCAATACAGTAAGGGTTTGGTGGTGATGACTTCTTATTCTATATAATAAAGGGTTGTGTGGTGGTGATTTCTTGACCAATTATGGTTGGGATTTGGTGAGGGAGGACATCATGTCAAATATAGTGAAGGATTTTGTGGTGGCAAAATAGGGTAACTTGCCCAAAACTGCATACAGACACGGCCGCTCAGATATGTACTCCTACTTTTTACCAGAATCCCACTTTTTACTGTCCTAGGTTTTGTAAACAATCTGGGCCAGGAGTATTTTGCAGAATATAATAACTGTTGCAGACCATATGTCTTTGAACTGTCCTTCCTTGGATGTTTTGACAAAATCTAATTCAAATTCAGCCAACATGTCATAGTAAGATAATACTGGACGATAAATATTGGTTTTGGTTGGACGCGGAGTAGTGAGTTGGCAACTAGGTAGCAAAACTTGGGTGCAGTCCTTTATAAAATGGAGAGTTTGTTTAGACTCTAAACAAATTAACTCACAATAGCTCTGTTTAGTGATAAAACCCTTTAGAACATACAGAAAGGCATTGCTAATGGGTACTATTACAAAATGCCATTCCCTGTAAAGTGACTCTTCCCAACAGTAGTAATACAATAATAGACTTTCAATTTATTTGATtgcaataagaaagaaaaaaaaaaaaaaagtcccttaATTTCAAAACTTGATATTAAATCACAGGATTATTGGCTATAGTGAGAATTCCaggtaaattcaaagtgattttcaaattgaaGTTCAAAGTTGCTGACCTGAAAAAAAATTCTCTtgatcagctatgttttcagttgagCTACactggccttcaatttgaaattcactttgaattctcacttcggtaaataactctgttagccGGATAGGATACAGTTTGGAATCTTGAACAGAATGTGCCCAAGGACCGCCTTTTAAGCTTTGTACAAGATAGCCCTTCAGAGTTCTCATCCATGGCAGACGTGTGACTTTTGGCTTAGTTTCATTAGCAGGACCGAGCTTGTGGCCAACTCTGCCACCATCGCTGCGTTGGGAACAAAATAATTTCcccttaatacatttattttctggCATCCAAGCCAGCTGGGAGTGCTGCAACGACAAAAATAGCGTGCTGTTGCCACTCTGTGTCCTGCAGGATACATTGTGTGCTTTGTATTTCCAGGCATCATTTCTCAGTACAGAAAGCGTTCCTTGTTGCATCGATTTCACGCTCTCACACTGTGCCTGCATGTGGAGTGCCAGACTCCAAATTGACACAACCTCGCTCTTCTAATAAAAGataatagagattcattgaactTTGAAATCGCGGCTGAATTGGAGAGTGGGCCTTTCTCTTGCTGTATGCTGGTGGAAACGTCTTCAGTGAACGTATTAACTCTTATCTATATCTCAAAGTGGTGAGATCTTATCTTCTGCTTTCTGCTCCTGCAGGCTCTAACTTTCCCCGATCAGCTGTACGAAGCGGTTTTTGATGGAGGTACAGTGAGCAGCAAAACGTCGACGCGTCTATACGGAGGGGCCCTATTCAGTAAGTCTGCTCGTCTTACAGACCCAAGGCTAACACTTTCCAAGGGTTAACTTGTGTATCCTCAGTAGAGATGAcgcgaactgtccgccgaacCGTTTGCGAACATTTCGCCGGCGAACAATAGTGTGTTCGCGGCGAAACGAACATACgcaatttccggtccgccccctatacgtcatcattgagtgaactttggcccggaacctcacagtcagcagacacattccagccaatcagcagcagaccctccctcccaggaagtgtctgctgactgtgaggttccgggccaaagttcactcaatgatgacgtatagggggcggaccggaaattgcgtatgttcgtttcgccacgaacacgctattgttcgccggcgacATGTTCGCGGatagttcgcgacatcactaatcctcAGCATAATGGTGGTACATTCATGTAGGGGTTTATATAGTAGCAGGACTTCTGATCAGTTGACAAGAAAACTGCAAAACGTAAGtgaaaatggaaatatatattgACCAAAATGGCCCAActgagagaaatatatatatatatatatatatatatatatatatatatatatatttttttttctctcagttgGGCCATTTTGGTCAATCATACTGTATATTCTGTTTAATGCCAGATTTAGGGAATAAATCTAGTAGGGAATTTATTTACTACACGTCCAAAGTTCAGCTAATTGAATTAGTCTATGCTTGAGAATGCTCTGTGATCtgccaaataaaaaacatttgaacCAGTAAGGAATTGTAACATCGGGGTCCAAGAATTCTTAAGGTGATCAATTAAAATCCTCTGAGTTATGGTTTcaaaaagcattgtgatatctgAAAGGATTAGAAATGAGATCTTACCCCAGTTTCTCGCCATCAGCTATTCAGCATGTCTTCTAAATTCTGTCCAATCATTTTCCTATTGGGTTTCAGCACGTTTCTAAATGACAATCCCTAGAACTCCTTGACCATGCCtaatttccataaaaaaaaaaaaaaaatcaatcatttTTATTGACATTGACATTGACAGGGGAGGATTTCAGTACCGACTTCCTAATTTGTTTTGTAGGTATCTCTCTGATCATATGGAATTCCATGTATACATCTGAGAAGGTAATCATCCGATGGACACTTCTGACTGAAGCCTGCTACTTCAGCATCCAACTCATTGGTGAGTGGTTATTGGTGATGTCCCcttgtacacaaaaaaaaaatgatgaatgtTGTCCCTTTGCAAGCATTTGTTTTGCTTGTGGCTAGCATGACACTTTTTGGAGAAGCTTCTCATTCAAGCTGAGGCAACCCAATTTGATGATATGGGAGGTAGTTTCTTGATCTGGAGGAATTCTTTGAAGCAATCAttgtggaaaccaatggaatgtctctctccctccctccctcccagctatGGCAACACCAAAAGAGCTGTGTTTATTTAGTACTGACCATAACTGTGTACTTTCAGACTTACCTGCTTGATTGACTTCAATTATTATTAGCAGCTTAACAACATTATTGGTAAACTCCTTAGTAAATACATAACAAGCACATTGAGCTGCCTCAGCCTGTATGATTACCTTAATAAAAATAGAGAATTGGTCAACAGCGGTTATGTTTAGCTAGGCATTAGTTGTGTtgtattgtggtttttttttttttaaataactttttctaCCCTATTTACAATGCGGGGCAGAGGTGGTACATAGAAGGGGATAATGTATCTAAGAACATTTTAtttcaaagctttttttttttttttaaagtattactCATTCTAGAGATGCCAAACTGATTTCCAGCAGTTGTGGAACTACCTCCCCACCACTTAAAACCCAATCCATTATTCTCTGGTAGCCTATGGCGGGGGTGGAAAATGACAGGAAGGTTGTAGTTCAAATTTAATTAGGGAGATTTGCTTTTACTTTCCAGACTTGTGCTGAATATATATTTCTCTGACCCTGTCCTAAATACATTTGTCTTTCTGGCAGTGACCACCGTGACTTTGATAGAGAATGGAACGTCTTCCATTGCGGCTGCTGTCCTTGTCTGCAGTTGCCTCCTCTTTGTACTTGTCAGTGCGTACTTTTATTACCAAGTTGGCCGACGGCAAAAGAAGCTCTGAACTGTTGCTCTGGTGCCGTTTACATCATTATCTTCCAGACACCTCACACATTGATCTGTGCGTGTGTTGAGACCGTTTAAATACGCTCACTGACTGCTGGGAACGGCAGCCTCCTTGGTTTTTGGGATTATTTTCCTTATACTCTCAAGAGGGCGCTGCTGAGCAAAATGAAGATTGAGACTCTTTCTGACGTGGGTTCCTGAAGCACACAGCATGCAGAAGTATCAACCATTCCTTTGTGCACCtacgttttttttgtgtgtatgcacCTGTGTTAACTCCCCATAGTTTCCAGCTTGCCTGGCACTAGTCTCCTCGGACAGAGGTATTTGAAACTGCAATTCTAAACCAGTTTCCCAAGGAACCttgtaaaattttatattttttttccttttccacaTCATTCTGCAATTCCCCAACGCGTTTTGCGTATTCTTTATATTATTGTAAATGAATGCCATTTTGTGTATGCCCTGCTTGTCCTGAGTTTTGAACGCTGCTTTAATGTTCTACTACTATTTATTGTAATGTTCTGTATTttggaaacaaaaggaaaaaaaaaacaaagcttaaCACTTTGACTGCCAAAGCTGTGCCTTGTTGTATATCCATCTGACAATCAAAGTGTTAAATATTTCACAAAAGGTCGAAAGTTAATAAAATGCCATTCTAGGTCTACTGTAATATCTCAATGAACGTAACCTTGAGCAACTTTAAGAAAATCTCTGCCTTAACACTCTGATCATTTAATATTCTGTTGATGACCTATCCTCACGGCAGAGTTCAgaaaaaatgtgaattaatgtcgATGATGCTTTGATAGGATCCATAGCATATGTTGGGCTTTTATGTGTGTTTTGTTGAGAACGAGACTGGCAGTTAAGGGGGTTTAAATGTCAAGTCACTTTTTTATAGTGTTTGGAACCAAAATACATCACTTGAAGATTCTGTCCCAAAAATCTGTATTTGAGTCTAGCAAGCTGTGTCATTAAAGCCAACTGGTGTTTCAAGTCACCGGCGGTCACGTTTGACCTCTCTATAATAACTTTGGAAACTTTAGGCTTGTAGACAGAATTGAATCTGGATACACCGACCAGCGACATAAACAAGCTTTGCCATGAACGGATTTTCTGGCATTGGTCTTGTTGCACGCGCTTACATAAACTCTCTTGGTCTTGTCATTTTTCCCTAAGACAAAATTTTGTATAGCTGGCGTGGTGGGCACAAAGGGGTTAATTCCTAGGTTATCAGTCCAGGTAACAAAAAGGAACTGTGGACTAGAATTCCAACGATCCACCACGGTTAAGAAGCTTGTAGCCCAAAACTAGCTCAAGTTCGGTTGCTAAAAAGTGGGTGCACGAGTTATCGAACTCATTGTTAATGtggcaaatgtaatattttatcttCATTATCCCAGTACTACATCTTGATTAATGCAATTAACACGTCTACCAAAGGGTGTTGTGAAATTGCAAATTAGAATCGAATTCTACAGAGTGATACGCAGCTAGAAATAAACTTTGCTCCCCCTTATTCTTTATTAGCTATTGAAATATGTGATTCTTGAGAAGCAGTTGTTgttttgatttatatatttttttttttacttttttttttcttttgtttcaaaACATAATACCTCAGTatcttcaaaaaaataaattatgcatACAGCAGACCATCGCAGCTTCCAATAATcttgattttgattttttttccatttgtttctCTTATTTATATGAAATTCTCTggggtgtttttttatttcttttccttGGACTGGATTTAACCCTGATACACGTTGTAttaacaattcttaaagggacactccaggcacccagaccacttctgcccattggagtgctctgggtgccaactcccactactcctaaccctgcaagtgtaattattgcagttttttataaactgcaataattacattgcagggttaactccacctctagtggctgtctactagacagccactataggtcacttcctgatttatagcaaggatttttcttgctagagcgtcgctggacgtcctcacgctgtgtgaggacctccagcgtcgctcatttccccataggaaagcattgaaaatctttttcaatgctttcctatggggagcgctaatgcgcatgcacggcattgccgcgcattaggtctcctcggccggtgggcgggatcagtctcgcccaccggccgacggaatgacagggaggagcggcgcggaggaggaggcagcgactagggacatcgccgctgcctcaggtaagtgactgaaggggttttcaccccttcagtaagcTGCTATACTCATTGCATTACTTGTTTTGTCACTTTAACATGTTGGAAAATGTATCTCTACAGAATACTTGCACGGTTGAGCTGTTTTAAAGGTTGTTAACACAACGATTGAAATAATTGGACACCTTGCACAAAACCATGCCCGTCACATTGCTGGTGATAATTCAGCAGCTAACAAACAGCAGTTATGACAACTGTTATGTGCTGAGGGAATGAGGTTAAGATCACTCTT contains:
- the TP53I11 gene encoding tumor protein p53-inducible protein 11 isoform X2, whose product is MATKSPPPLMKKHSQTDLVSRLKTRKILGVGGEDDDGEVHRSKISQVLGNEIKFAVREPLGLRLWQLLSAVMFTGIAVMALTFPDQLYEAVFDGGTVSSKTSTRLYGGALFSISLIIWNSMYTSEKVIIRWTLLTEACYFSIQLIVTTVTLIENGTSSIAAAVLVCSCLLFVLVSAYFYYQVGRRQKKL
- the TP53I11 gene encoding tumor protein p53-inducible protein 11 isoform X1, whose product is MEQVDWTYSSSNMATKSPPPLMKKHSQTDLVSRLKTRKILGVGGEDDDGEVHRSKISQVLGNEIKFAVREPLGLRLWQLLSAVMFTGIAVMALTFPDQLYEAVFDGGTVSSKTSTRLYGGALFSISLIIWNSMYTSEKVIIRWTLLTEACYFSIQLIVTTVTLIENGTSSIAAAVLVCSCLLFVLVSAYFYYQVGRRQKKL